One Microbacterium sp. W4I20 DNA window includes the following coding sequences:
- a CDS encoding helix-turn-helix domain-containing protein, translating to MAENVTPISRAISDELTGAYTKRRLTQEELARRVEMPLVTLQKKLRARAPITATDLVLLSNAIGVDPAKVLTDAMEELANAERLASEGIPTIAGQRKKRPSEMTEEELDAFEGEQAANRDPELGHPEPDPA from the coding sequence ATGGCCGAGAACGTAACCCCGATCAGTCGCGCGATCTCCGACGAACTCACCGGCGCATACACCAAGCGTCGGTTGACTCAGGAGGAACTCGCGCGTCGAGTCGAGATGCCCCTAGTCACGCTGCAGAAGAAGCTGCGTGCACGGGCACCGATCACGGCCACTGACCTTGTCCTGTTGTCGAACGCAATCGGCGTCGATCCGGCCAAGGTTCTAACCGACGCGATGGAAGAACTAGCCAACGCCGAGCGTCTAGCGTCGGAGGGTATCCCTACGATCGCTGGACAACGGAAGAAGCGTCCGTCGGAGATGACAGAGGAGGAGTTGGATGCGTTCGAAGGCGAACAAGCAGCCAACCGAGACCCAGAGCTTGGTCACCCCGAGCCTGACCCTGCCTAG
- a CDS encoding ImmA/IrrE family metallo-endopeptidase: MRSKANKQPTETQSLVTPSLTLPRGREYDPWEHAEALDIPVYVRRLRSANGIYFREYGEIILSDRLRKGDQRLTLSHELGHVELLHQDDRPKHEIQADRFAARNLICPDELADLYEWCPDERKIVAELGVTTRLFRAYVLSHAA, encoded by the coding sequence ATGCGTTCGAAGGCGAACAAGCAGCCAACCGAGACCCAGAGCTTGGTCACCCCGAGCCTGACCCTGCCTAGAGGAAGAGAGTATGACCCGTGGGAGCATGCTGAGGCTCTCGATATACCGGTATATGTGCGCCGGCTTCGATCGGCGAACGGGATCTATTTCCGGGAGTATGGCGAGATCATTTTGAGTGATCGCCTGCGGAAGGGGGATCAGCGATTGACTCTCTCGCACGAGCTTGGCCACGTGGAGCTTCTACATCAGGATGACCGACCGAAACACGAGATACAGGCCGACCGGTTCGCGGCCCGGAACCTGATTTGTCCGGACGAACTGGCCGACCTGTATGAGTGGTGTCCCGATGAGCGAAAGATTGTTGCCGAGCTCGGGGTGACTACGCGCTTATTTCGCGCGTATGTCCTGTCTCATGCGGCGTGA